In Rhodamnia argentea isolate NSW1041297 chromosome 4, ASM2092103v1, whole genome shotgun sequence, the following proteins share a genomic window:
- the LOC115729388 gene encoding uncharacterized protein LOC115729388 isoform X2, translated as MATQPSQQHGNSNHAEPPADVQVPTEKTYDVHATVGSTRSQSRDAPEISEIVVGGVYYRPLLQATFRGDWESAKRFFERDPASKTARITSRSETVLHVAALSARDQFFENLVELLSSYPGALEMVDCDGRTALHNAVQCGRIKMVKALVRRDPGLTQLPDCRQRFPFEISTHEASTHKEIAWFLAKITIEHGPRPFCRDYAINLILDLTYAGHHDITLYLVGKCPHLLTQKRRNLSVLGVLARMQSHFLSVTRLGVLEALIFKCIPVDLNYEPTYENSRNMQTSVDSVLQCLASLLWNAAKILVPPIKRIHEVKLKHGAAVELAKQVCIAISYMKPTEITEFFLERNLLGIATTKGNSELVKICIQFFPELIRISPNGESLMTLAVKSRKERIISLFLKVSSTNELSLVPAPTREEAERMMLAAAKFDSDFDAVTYVSGAAFQMQRELQWFKAVERWLFPDFGTFKYEGKAYWQIFTEEHKELLEKGEKWVKHTGDKCMLVSTLVATVLFAAAFTVPGGNNNAGFPLLLGQDSLLIFAISDALGLFSSVTSILLFLAILTSRYDPEDFLDSLPQKIIMGLVSLFLSLAFMLVAFTATLTIVLEKRLEWVFIPITLLASIPVFLFAQLQLPLLFQMVKSTYGPSIFRAEDIWE; from the exons ATGGCGACGCAACCAAGCCAACAACATGGGAACTCGAATCATGCGGAACCACCAGCAGATGTTCAAGTTCCTACCGAGAAAACATACG ATGTTCACGCAACCGTTGGATCAACTCGTTCTCAATCCAGAGATGCCCCAG AAATATCGGAAATCGTAGTCGGCGGAGTATATTACCGACCATTGTTGCAAGCTACATTCAGGGGCGATTGGGAATCTGCTAAAAGATTTTTCGAAAGAGATCCTGCTTCAAAGACGGCCAGAATAACAAGCAGATCAGAAACGGTGCTTCACGTAGCCGCTTTGAGTGCGCGAGACCAATTTTTCGAGAACTTGGTTGAGCTCCTGTCTTCATATCCAGGAGCGCTTGAAATGGTTGATTGTGATGGCCGCACAGCCCTCCACAATGCTGTCCAGTGTGGAAGGATAAAGATGGTCAAGGCATTAGTTAGACGTGATCCAGGATTGACGCAACTTCCAGATTGTAGACAACGTTTTCCTTTCGAGATATCTACTCACGAAGCTTCTACGCATAAGGAGATTGCCTGGTTCCTGGCGAAAATTACAATAGAACATGGGCCAAGGCCCTTCTGCCGTGACTATGCGATTAATTTGATTTTAGATCTCACCTATGCTGGTCATCATG ATATCACCCTTTATCTAGTTGGGAAATGCCCTCATCTACTTACCCAGAAAAGAAGGAACTTATCTGTGTTGGGCGTGTTGGCGAGGATGCAGTCTCACTTTCTCAGCGTAACCAGGCTCGGTGTTTTGGAAGCATTGATTTTCAAAT GTATTCCTGTGGACTTGAACTATGAACCAACATATGAAAATTCAAGGAATATGCAAACGTCAGTGGATTCAG TGCTTCAATGTCTTGCAAGTTTACTTTGGAACGCCGCCAAAATTCTAG TTCCTCCAATCAAGAGGATTCACGAGGTAAAGCTGAAACATGGGGCAGCAGTCGAGTTGGCAAAACAAGTTTGCATTGCCATTTCTTACATGAAACCTACCGAAATCACCGAGTTTTTCCTGGAGAGGAACCTACTGGGTATTGCTACAACCAAGGGAAACAGTGAACTCGTGAAgatatgcattcaatttttcccgGAGCTCATTCGGATTTCGCCTAATGGTGAGAGTTTGATGACACTTGCTGTGAAGTCTCGCAAAGAAAGGATTATCTCACTCTTTTTGAAGGTAAGCTCAACCAATGAGTTATCATTAGTGCCAGCGCCCACACGGGAAGAAGCGGAAAGGATGATGCTCGCAGCAGCGAAGTTCGACTCTGATTTTGATGCTGTAACTTATGTCTCCGGAGCAGCCTTTCAAATGCAAAGAGAACTCCAATGGTTTAAA GCTGTGGAAAGGTGGCTTTTCCCTGATTTTGGAACCTTCAAATACGAAGGGAAAGCATACTGGCAAATATTCACGGAGGAGCACAAAGAGTTGcttgagaaaggagagaagTGGGTGAAGCACACGGGAGATAAATGTATGCTCGTCTCAACTCTAGTTGCCACAGTATTATTTGCTGCTGCTTTCACTGTGCCTGGAGGCAATAACAATGCTGGATTCCCATTGTTGCTAGGACAAGATTCTCTCCTGATTTTCGCAATTTCAGATGCATTAGGTTTGTTCTCCTCCGTGACATCCATCTTGCTATTCCTAGCCATCTTAACTTCGCGGTATGATCCGGAAGATTTTCTTGACTCGTTGCCTCAGAAGATCATTATGGGCCTtgtttctctcttcctctccttggcTTTCATGCTAGTCGCCTTCACTGCAACTCTCACAATTGTACTGGAAAAGAGACTGGAGTGGGTTTTCATTCCCATCACTTTGCTGGCCTCTATCCCGGTGTTTTTATTCGCACAACTACAACTGCCCTTGCTATTCCAAATGGTGAAATCCACTTATGGGCCTAGCATCTTTCGTGCTGAGGACATTTGGGAGTGA
- the LOC115729391 gene encoding uncharacterized protein LOC115729391, with product METAEILKYFKDDFIIFWATANGIVEILQVCLESFPELIWTTYQAKSWLTIAVEYRQEEVCRLFLAANSSANPSIIPTTPENAESRALLKAAARYSSNFGYLSNVPGPAFRVQRELQWFKAVEGWVHPFYKAATVSFQEGETKKYKKYWQIFLDEHQELLKNGEKWMKSTSSSFLLISTLIVVALFVAALIVPGGNNNNAGVPILLGKDSLVIFTTSGALGLFFSVASIISFSAILTSSCEPDDFLYSLPKKMMIGTSSLFFSLAFMLAAFAAALTIVLDERVKWIWIPMTVLSCLFVALFAMLQLPLLFQMVKSTFGPSIFQPRKISKRPTNGRMRTYDKQTS from the exons ATGGAAACAGCTGAGATCCTCAAGTATTTCAAAGACGACTTCATCATCTTCTGGGCCACAGCCAATGGAATCGTTGAGATACTGCAGGTATGCCTTGAGTCTTTCCCGGAGCTAATCTGGACCACTTATCAGGCTAAAAGTTGGCTGACGATTGCTGTGGAGTATCGCCAAGAGGAGGTCTGTCGACTGTTTTTGGCGGCAAACTCGAGTGCTAACCCGTCCATCATCCCCACCACACCGGAGAATGCCGAGTCAAGGGCCCTGTTGAAGGCAGCAGCACGTTATTCATCTAATTTCGGCTATTTGAGCAATGTCCCCGGCCCAGCTTTTCGGGTGCAGAGAGAACTCCAATGGTTCAAG GCTGTGGAAGGGTGGGTCCATCCTTTTTATAAGGCAGCGACGGTATCTTTCCAAGAAGGAGAAACGAAGAAATATAAGAAATATTGGCAAATATTCCTAGATGAGCACCAGGAGTTGCTTAAGAAtggagaaaaatggatgaagaGCACCTCGAGTTCATTCTTGCTCATCTCAACTCTAATCGTTGTGGCCCTGTTCGTTGCGGCTTTGATTGTACCCGGAGGCAACAACAACAATGCCGGGGTCCCTATATTGTTAGGAAAGGACTCTCTCGTGATTTTTACAACTTCCGGCGCACTAGGCTTGTTCTTCTCCGTGGCATCCATCATATCATTTTCGGCCATCCTGACTTCATCCTGCGAGCCAGACGATTTTCTCTACTCGTTGCCTAAGAAGATGATGATCGGCACGTCCTCCCTCTTTTTCTCCCTGGCTTTCATGCTCGCAGCCTTCGCTGCCGCTCTTACGATTGTGTTGGATGAGAGAGTCAAGTGGATTTGGATTCCAATGACTGTACTCAGTTGTCTTTTCGTGGCGTTGTTTGCCATGCTGCAGCTTCCGTTGCTTTTTCAAATGGTTAAATCTACCTTTGGACCGAGCATCTTCCAGCCGAGAAAGATTTCGAAACGACCTACGAATGGCCGGATGAGGACATATGATAAGCAAACTTCCTAA